A single genomic interval of Euwallacea similis isolate ESF13 chromosome 2, ESF131.1, whole genome shotgun sequence harbors:
- the IFT43 gene encoding intraflagellar transport protein 43 homolog, whose translation MNWDEDIDLLAGRKSQPKQGRRSNSNTPGESNSNNFFGDTNPFDTDQKDDKPLMKPRKTSVWGEEGNKSAKASRSSTNIIELERFQSDHKESPRNTEDDIPVIPDIDDLQDDPLNLPDVKPVVTVDKSTYKELDSNQLGFGPGDKINFGNLGNIDLSFLTGKLFPEKDVQVKSEVWTMESLFNDLSRNN comes from the exons ATGAACTGGGACGAGGATATTGACCTGCTGGCTGGTAGAAAG TCCCAACCCAAACAAGGCCGCAGGTCAAACAGCAACACACCAGGAGAGTCAAATTCCAATAACTTTTTTGGCGATACGAATCCCTTTGATACAGACCAGAAAGATGACAAACCCCTTATGAAACCACGCAAAACTAGCGTCTGGGGAGAAGAAGGAAATAAATCAGCAAA GGCCAGCAGATCCTCTACAAATATTATTGAGCT GGAACGATTCCAATCCGACCATAAAGAGAGCCCCCGAAACACAGAAGATGACATACCAGTAATACCGGACATTGACGACTTGCAGGATGACCCTCTGAATTTACCAGATGTCAAGCCTGT AGTAACAGTCGACAAGTCAACTTACAAAGAACTGGACAGCAATCAATTGGGATTCGGACCAGGGGATAAAATAAACTTCGGGAATTTAGGAAACATCGATTTGTCCTTTCTCACGGGTAAATTATTTCCAGAAAAGGACGTGCAAGTTAAGTCAGAAGTCTGGACTATGGAAAGCTTGTTTAATGATTTGTCAAGAAATAACTGA
- the Cda4 gene encoding chitin deacetylase 1, whose translation MWEHTKFGLVIWVTLGLINQVVSQQKNEEEFKCPTATGTGNFADPVTCRRFYQCVDGYPYMNRCPSGLFFDDISKFCTFKNEARCGPIATTPAPITEPPTDLAEKCDFSECQLPYCFCSKDGTSIPGNLDPENTPQMILLTFDGAVNLQNFEHYKKVLNGKRTNPNGCPIRGTFYVSHEYSNYQMIQQLASEGHEIGTETISLQSGLQDKGYEEWVGEMIGMREILRHFANISKSEVVGMRAPFLKPGRNTQYKVLEEFGFIYDSSIGVPALPIPVWPYTLDYKIPHECKSGTCPSKSFPGVWEVPLNAHYVEGFEGGHCPYLDQCVLHNHDPKDVFEWLQEDFSRYYDQNRAPYMMAFHTNWFSIKELEKGLEIFLDWVTTLPDVWFVTNTQALTWMTDPKGLKQLNNYEPWGCSKKDNLPPTPCKVSNKCALSFKKENFTDTRYLETCVDCPNQYPWLGDATGSGIPNKDNYVPDNV comes from the exons atgtgggAACATACGAAGTTCGGGCTGGTGATTTGGGTGACATTGGGTCTAATCAATCAGG TTGTCAGCCAGCAAAAGAATGAAGAGGAATTTAAATGTCCAACAGCCACTGGTACGGGAAACTTTGCGGACCCCGTCACGTGCAGGAGGTTCTATCAG TGCGTAGATGGCTACCCCTACATGAACAGATGCCCCTCGGGCCTCTTTTTTGATGACATCAGTAAGTTTTGCACCTTTAAGAACGAGGCAAGGTGTGGGCCTATTGCTACCA CTCCGGCACCCATAACGGAACCTCCAACTGACTTGGCAGAAAAATGTGACTTCTCAGAATGCCAACTGCCTTATTGCTTCTGTTCTAAAGATGGGACCTCCATTCCGGGCAATCTCGACCCGGAAAAC ACGCCCCAGATGATATTGCTAACATTCGACGGGGCTGTAAACCTACAGAACTTTGAGCATTACAAGAAAGTTCTCAATGGCAAGAGAACGAACCCCAATGGGTGCCCGATCAGGGGAACCTTTTACGTTTCCCATGAGTATAGCAACTATCAGATGATTCAGCAACTTGCTAGTGAAGGACATGAAATTGGAACCGAGACCATTTC GTTGCAATCAGGACTACAGGACAAAGGCTATGAAGAATGGGTTGGGGAAATGATCGGCATGAGAGAGATTTTGAGGCATTTTGCCAATATTTCCAAAAGTGAAGTGGTGGGGATGAGGGCGCCTTTCTTGAAGCCTGGACGCAACACTCAATACAAG GTGCTTGAGGAGTTCGGCTTTATATACGATAGTTCAATAGGAGTACCAGCTTTACCCATACCAGTGTGGCCTTACACTTTGGACTACAAGATTCCTCATGAATGCAAATCTGGCACCTGTCCTTCAAAATCTTTTCCAG gAGTGTGGGAGGTTCCCCTCAATGCTCATTATGTAGAAGGCTTTGAGGGCGGTCACTGCCCCTATTTGGATCAATGCGTGTTACATAATCACGACCCCAAGGATGTTTTCGAGTGGCTGCAGGAAGATTTCTCAAG GTATTACGACCAGAACAGGGCGCCCTACATGATGGCCTTCCACACAAATTGGTTCTCCATCAAGGAACTTGAAAAAGGACTAGAAATATTCTTGGACTGGGTGACAACGCT CCCAGATGTGTGGTTTGTAACCAATACCCAAGCTCTTACGTGGATGACCGATCCCAAGGGGTTGAAACAGCTGAACAACTACGAACCTTGGGGCTGTAGCAAGAAGGACAACCTTCCTCCAACCCCCTGCAAAGTATCGAACAAGTGCGCTCTGAGTTTTAAAAAGGAGAACTTCACCGACACGAGATACCTGGAGACGTGTGTTGATTGCCCCAACCAGTACCCATGGTTGGGTGATGCTACCGGGTCTGGAATTCCCAACAAAGACAATTATGTACCTGATAATGTATGA
- the LOC136419171 gene encoding growth hormone secretagogue receptor type 1-like isoform X2 encodes MISHMSALAPHQGFNVSAFAAEVNTTTANYNYLYSGTTPDGTSTGSSATFAANGSLNGSVEYGSPVFPSYIRTTSMVFCILIMCLGVIGNVMVPIVIFKTKDMRNSTNIFLVNLSIADLMVLLVCTPTVLVEVNSRPETWVLGREMCKAVPFVELTVAHASVLTILAISFERYYAICKPLKAGYICTKARASVICLLAWFIAAVFTSPILAITQYGAEEYFDGSLVFVCFSLVVDLMPCAFFIGSVVLFFIFPLGILICVYVLIARTLMTHPAQLANLQSKSVTIPSQSVIKYRKQVILMLGTVVTAFFVCLLPFRALTLWIIISPPGANFRIGFETYYNILYFSRIMFHINSAVNPILYNIMSSKFRGGFFRLCGMKKLRRQFKKTEIIRKSTTSSTTPSSQPTSESILRSGRNQSRYSSNLKEVKESRKEEEEASNATKSSTLARNAYIRAPLQIVGAISDQKLNAGTEIYL; translated from the exons ATGATCTCGCATATGTCGGCGCTGGCCCCGCACCAAGGGTTCAATGTCAGCGCCTTCGCAGCGGAAGTGAACACAACCACTGCCAACTACAACTACTTGTATTCCGGTACAACTCCCGATGGTACCTCCACCGGAAGTTCTGCCACATTTGCCGCCAATGGCAGCCTAAATGGAAGTGTGGAGTATGGTAGCCCAGTATTTCCGAGCTACATACGGACCACTTCTATG GTGTTTTGCATACTAATTATGTGCCTGGGAGTAATAGGGAACGTGATGGTGCCAATAGTGATCTTCAAAACGAAAGACATGCGCAACAGcacgaatatttttttagtgaatcTTAGCATAGCGGACTTGATGGTGCTTTTGGTGTGTACACCAACCGTGCTTGTCGAAGTCAACTCTAGACCTGAGACCTGGGTACTTGGAAGGGAAATGT GTAAAGCAGTTCCCTTTGTAGAACTGACCGTAGCCCATGCCTCAGTCCTGACCATATTAGCCATAAGTTTCGAAAGGTACTACGCCATATGCAAGCCCCTGAAGGCCGGATATATTTGCACCAAAGCCAGGGCTTCAGTCATATGTCTTCTAGCCTGGTTCATTGCCGCAGTTTTTACCAG TCCAATCCTCGCTATTACTCAATATGGAGCTGAAGAGTACTTCGATGGATCTCTGGTCTTTGTCTGCTTCAGCCTGGTAGTGGACCTAATGCCCTGTGCATTCTTCATCGGATCTGTGgtactttttttcatttttcctttaggaATTCTAATATGTGTCTACGTCTTGATTGCGAGGACTCTTATGACCCATCCTGCCCAGTTG GCCAATCTTCAAAGCAAAAGTGTCACCATACCGAGCCAAAGTGTGATAAAGTATCGGAAACAAGTGATTTTGATGTTAGGTACCGTGGTGACTGCGTTTTTCGTTTGTCTCCTCCCGTTCAGAGCTTTGACCCTGTGGATCATCATTAGTCCCCCAGGGGCGAATTTTCGAATTG GATTTGAAACCTATTACAACATACTTTACTTCTCAAGAATAATGTTCCACATAAATTCGGCAGTCAACCCCATTTTGTATAACATCATGAGCTCGAAGTTTCGAGGGGGATTTTTCAGACTGTGCGGCATGAAGAAGTTGCGAAGGCAGTTTAAGAAAACCGAAATTATTAG GAAAAGCACTACAAGTTCTACTACTCCCAGCAGTCAACCAACCTCGGAAAGTATCTTAAGAAGCGGAAGAAATCAGTCAAG ATATTCCAGCAACCTCAAGGAGGTGAAGGAGAGCCGCAAAGAGGAAGAGGAAGCCTCGAATGCGACGAAAAGCTCGACTTTGGCGCGAAATGCTTATATAAGAGCGCCGCTCCAGATTGTGGGAGCTATCAGtgaccaaaaattaaatgcaggGACAGAGATATATCTTTGA
- the LOC136419171 gene encoding QRFP-like peptide receptor isoform X1: MISHMSALAPHQGFNVSAFAAEVNTTTANYNYLYSGTTPDGTSTGSSATFAANGSLNGSVEYGSPVFPSYIRTTSMVFCILIMCLGVIGNVMVPIVIFKTKDMRNSTNIFLVNLSIADLMVLLVCTPTVLVEVNSRPETWVLGREMCKAVPFVELTVAHASVLTILAISFERYYAICKPLKAGYICTKARASVICLLAWFIAAVFTSPILGIAEFKLVDYFDGSKEPACHTLANTLWSALYFLGSIFLFFIVPLVVLLVLYCIIAKNLIYNATSLVLNKHIDNYSIRARRQVILMLGTVVLSFFLCLIPFRVFTLWIIIVPEENVFNLGVERYYNILYFCRIMVYLNSAINPILYNLMSSKFRKGFLICSETRRRLFSRTTNSTFTSGQHSSTRSSTLRTSHESYRVSCRPKACSVLIKSSADSFESTGDASRRKLRSEGERVNVNIFTEKVIICHNNKNSSKNVERKCLGENVHDLELGENFLKSNGKLDEETFV, from the exons ATGATCTCGCATATGTCGGCGCTGGCCCCGCACCAAGGGTTCAATGTCAGCGCCTTCGCAGCGGAAGTGAACACAACCACTGCCAACTACAACTACTTGTATTCCGGTACAACTCCCGATGGTACCTCCACCGGAAGTTCTGCCACATTTGCCGCCAATGGCAGCCTAAATGGAAGTGTGGAGTATGGTAGCCCAGTATTTCCGAGCTACATACGGACCACTTCTATG GTGTTTTGCATACTAATTATGTGCCTGGGAGTAATAGGGAACGTGATGGTGCCAATAGTGATCTTCAAAACGAAAGACATGCGCAACAGcacgaatatttttttagtgaatcTTAGCATAGCGGACTTGATGGTGCTTTTGGTGTGTACACCAACCGTGCTTGTCGAAGTCAACTCTAGACCTGAGACCTGGGTACTTGGAAGGGAAATGT GTAAAGCAGTTCCCTTTGTAGAACTGACCGTAGCCCATGCCTCAGTCCTGACCATATTAGCCATAAGTTTCGAAAGGTACTACGCCATATGCAAGCCCCTGAAGGCCGGATATATTTGCACCAAAGCCAGGGCTTCAGTCATATGTCTTCTAGCCTGGTTCATTGCCGCAGTTTTTACCAG CCCCATACTTGGCATAGCTGAATTCAAGCtagtggactattttgacggATCCAAAGAGCCGGCCTGTCATACGTTAGCCAACACCCTTTGGTCCGCCCTGTATTTCCTTGGcagtatttttctatttttcatagTTCCTCTCGTTGTGCTTCTTGTGCTGTACTGCATTATAGCTAAGAACCTGATCTACAACGCCACCAGTCTAGTGCTGAACAAGCACATTGACAATTACTCTATAAGAGCCAGAAGGCAAGTTATCTTGATGTTAGGCACAGTAGTGTTGAGCTTCTTCCTGTGCCTTATACCGTTTCGAGTGTTTACATTATGGATTATCATAGTACCTGAGGAAAACGTGTTCAATTTGGGTGTGGAGCGGTACTACAACATCCTGTACTTCTGTAGGATCATGGTTTACTTAAACTCCGCCATTAACCCGATTCTGTACAACCTTATGAGCTCGAAATTCCGCAAGGGATTCCTGATCTGCTCAGAAACGAGACGTAGATTATTTTCGCGTACTACCAACAGTACCTTCACCAGCGGGCAACATTCCAGTACCAGAAGCAGTACCCTGCGTACCAGCCACGAaagctacagggtgtcttGTAGACCGAAAGCTTGCTCAGTACTCATAAAATCCTCTGCGGATTCTTTTGAAAGCACGGGAGATGCAAGTAGGAGAAAGCTGCGAAGCGAAGGAGAAAGAGTCAACGTTAACATTTTTACCGAGAAAGTTATAATTTGCCATAACAATAAGAATTCTTCCAAGAATGTGGAACGTAAATGTCTGGGGGAAAACGTGCATGATCTCGAGTTGggtgaaaatttcttaaaatcaaaTGGAAAACTCGATGAGGAGACTTTTGTGTGA
- the LOC136417621 gene encoding uncharacterized protein: MKRTRNEPRLLPNVIEAIANMKERAGSTQKQITGHISQWLANTDTSSNVAMKVRKALEYGLQSGLIKQTRGKYSLGLNKRDYATCRGLTDPCSDCTPCRGRGRRGKRSGRRRRSRSRRRRSKRRSRYPTRRHMSTEDDVIENIESNMSMMDTVEPMDKSRRRRSKKRRNKRRRKRYSKIRRRSTLDGVNSDTSDVDHKELKEEERRLEEEKPGNELTHQPVTSIS, encoded by the exons ATGAAGCGAACTCGCAACGAACCCCGATTGTTGCCCAATGTGATAGAGGCCATTGCAAATATGAAAGAGCGCGCTGGATCCACGCAAAAGCAGATTACTGGACAT ATATCCCAATGGCTGGCAAATACAGATACCTCCAGCAATGTGGCTATGAAAGTGCGTAAAGCTTTGGAGTACGGTTTGCAGTCGGGGCTGATCAAACAGACGCGTGGCAAATATTCTTTGGGTCTTAACAAGCGTGACTATGCGACTTGCAGGGGGTTAACCGATCCCTGTTCCg ACTGCACTCCTTGTAGAGGACGAGGAAGACGCGGAAAAAGAAGTGGAAGAAGAAGAAGGAGCCGCAGTAGAAGGCGTAGAAGCAAAAGGAGGTCTCGTTACCCTACTCGAAGGCACATGTCTACTGAAGATGATGTAATTGAGAATATTGAATCTAACATGAGCATGATGGACACTGTGGAACCCATGGATAAGAGTAGGAGAAGGAGGAGTAAGAAGCGCAGAAACAAGAGAAGGAGAAAGCGTTATAGTAAAATAAGGCGGCGTTCTACTCTGGATGGCGTTAACAGCGACACATCTGATGTCGATCACAAGGAATTGAAAGAAGAGGAAAGGCGCTTAGAAGAGGAGAAGCCTGGTAACGAACTCACCCATCAACCTGTAACATCAATCTCATGA